Proteins co-encoded in one Arachis hypogaea cultivar Tifrunner chromosome 13, arahy.Tifrunner.gnm2.J5K5, whole genome shotgun sequence genomic window:
- the LOC112737129 gene encoding type III polyketide synthase B isoform X1, whose translation MGDEGIMRGVTKQVNPGKASILALGKAFPHQLVMQEYLVDGYFRDTNCDNLELKQKLSRLCKTTTVKTRYVVMSEEILRKYPELALEGLPTVKQRLEICNKAVTQMAIEASQVCIKNWGRSLSDITHLVYVSSSEARLPGGDLYLARGLGLSPATQRVLLYFVGCSGGVAGLRVAKDIAENNPGSRVLLATSETTIIGFKPPSADRPYDLVGVALFGDGAGAMIIGSDPIEGTEKPLFELNTAIQEFLPDTEKKIDGRLTEEGISFKLARELPQIIEDNVEDFCDKLMSVAGFQNKEYNKLFWAVHPGGPAILNRIEKRLDLLPEKLNASRKALMDYGNASSNTIVYVLEYMLEEAIKIRKDGGDDPEWGMLLAFGPGITFEGILARNLCN comes from the exons ATGGGAGATGAAGGTATCATGAGAGGTGTCACAAAGCAAGTCAACCCTGGGAAGGCTTCCATATTAGCTCTTGGCAAGGCATTCCCACACCAACTTGTCATGCAAGAATACTTGGTTGATGGATATTTTAGGGACACTAACTGTGACAATCTTGAGCTCAAACAGAAGCTAAGCAGACTTT GCAAGACAACAACAGTGAAAACAAGGTATGTGGTCATGTCTGAGGAGATACTAAGGAAGTACCCAGAACTTGCGCTTGAAGGCCTTCCAACGGTGAAGCAAAGGCTAGAGATATGTAACAAGGCAGTGACACAAATGGCAATTGAAGCCTCCCAGGTTTGCATCAAGAACTGGGGTAGATCCTTATCTGACATAACACACTTGGTTTATGTCTCATCAAGTGAAGCTAGACTACCAGGTGGTGACCTTTATCTAGCCAGAGGACTAGGACTCAGCCCTGCGACTCAACGAGTCTTGCTCTATTTCGTGGGGTGCTCAGGGGGTGTGGCCGGCCTACGTGTTGCAAAAGACATAGCCGAGAACAACCCTGGTAGCAGAGTGCTTCTAGCTACTTCTGAGACTACAATCATTGGGTTCAAACCACCAAGTGCAGATAGACCCTATGATCTTGTTGGGGTGGCTCTCTTTGGTGATGGCGCTGGTGCAATGATAATTGGCTCAGACCCAATAGAGGGTACTGAGAAGCCTCTCTTTGAGCTTAACACAGCAATTCAAGAGTTTCTGCCAGACACTGAGAAGAAAATTGATGGAAGATTGACTGAGGAGGGGATAAGCTTCAAGTTAGCAAGAGAACTTCCTCAAATAATTGAGGACAATGTGGAAGATTTCTGTGACAAGTTAATGAGTGTTGCTGGATTCCAGAACAAGGAGTATAATAAGCTGTTCTGGGCAGTGCATCCAGGTGGCCCTGCAATCTTGAACCGCATAGAGAAGAGGCTCGACTTGCTGCCAGAGAAGTTGAATGCAAGTAGAAAGGCTTTGATGGATTATGGAAATGCTAGCAGCAACACCATTGTGTATGTGCTGGAATACATGCTAGAAGAGGCCATTAAGATTAGAAAGGATGGTGGAGATGATCCTGAATGGGGCATGTTGCTTGCTTTTGGACCTGGGATCACTTTTGAAGGGATTCTAGCAAGGAACCTGTGTAATTAA
- the LOC112737130 gene encoding uncharacterized protein At4g19900 has product MFRNLRFRLRSQRRPRYGLLLCAVVSTLFLFSFHHTSQTNNPHHHRHHHHRHHHHRRFLRRIHPFHHLVNYDTLLSDSVIDAASSSEDAIDALDIVDEQSPLGGTSDDDDTADVGEEPSLIQLNVSGYFFYHVGGAIRKAFTKSSPGDWEDGSRQVGIFLGSPVMGNEDRSKATFGSDDIPVDERVRRKVVEVKGVEDALLLKLGRKDSPLREGWGDWFDKKGDFLRKDKMLRSNLEGLNPLHNPFLQDPDGVGVTGLTKGDKILHKALMNELKQQPFRGEKLSGSSQHD; this is encoded by the coding sequence atgtttcgaAATCTCCGATTCCGGCTCCGATCACAGCGGCGCCCTCGCTATGGGTTGCTGCTATGTGCCGTCGTTTCAaccctcttcctcttctctttccaccACACATCCCAAACCAACAACccccaccaccaccgccaccatcATCACCGTCACCACCATCATCGTCGTTTTCTTCGAAGAATCCATCCCTTCCACCATTTGGTCAACTACGACACCCTCCTCTCCGATTCCGTCATCGACGCCGCATCTTCCAGCGAGGACGCCATCGACGCCCTTGACATCGTCGACGAACAATCCCCTCTCGGTGGCACATCCGACGATGACGACACTGCTGACGTTGGCGAAGAACCCTCCCTCATCCAACTTAATGTTTCCGGCTACTTCTTCTACCATGTCGGTGGCGCCATTAGAAAGGCCTTCACCAAGAGTTCCCCGGGGGATTGGGAAGATGGGTCTCGCCAAGTTGGAATCTTTTTGGGGTCTCCGGTAATGGGTAATGAAGATCGGAGCAAGGCCACGTTTGGCTCTGATGATATTCCGGTTGATGAACGTGTTCGGAGGAAGGTTGTTGAGGTAAAGGGTGTGGAAGACGCTCTTCTTTTGAAACTGGGAAGAAAGGATTCGCCTTTGAGGGAAGGTTGGGGTGATTGGTTTGATAAAAAGGGTGACTTTTTGAGGAAGGATAAGATGCTTAGGTCAAATTTAGAAGGGTTGAATCCCCTTCATAATCCTTTTCTTCAGGACCCTGATGGTGTTGGTGTAACTGGTTTGACCAAAGGTGATAAGATTTTGCATAAGGCATTGATGAATGAACTTAAGCAGCAACCCTTTCGTGGAGAAAAGTTGTCAGGAAGCTCACAACATGATTGA
- the LOC112737131 gene encoding uncharacterized protein: protein MRGQRMSIHSMTTWLKRQPPKVKAFLAVISGMAALVLLRFIVHDHDNLFVAAEAVHSLGISVLIYKLIKEKTCAGLSLKSQELTAIFLAVRLYCSFVMEYDIHTLLDFATFVTTMWVIYMIRFKLKASYMEEKDNFAIYYVVIPCAVLALLIHPSTSHHLLNRIFWAFCVYLEAVSVLPQLRVMQNTKIVEPFTAHYVFALGVARFLSCAHWVLQVLDTRGHLLVALGYGLWPPMVLISEIVQTFILADFCYYYVKSVFGGQLVLRLPSGVV from the exons ATGAGGGGTCAGAGAATGTCGATCCACTCCATGACCACGTGGCTCAAGCGGCAGCCACCAAAGGTGAAGGCTTTCCTCGCCGTGATTTCCGGCATGGCGGCGCTTGTTCTGCTCCGCTTCATCGTCCACGACCACGACAACCTATTCGTCGCCGCCGAGGCTGTTCACTCCCTGGGCATCTCTGTTCTCATCTATAAGCTCATCAAGGAGAAGACCTGCGCCG GATTGTCACTCAAGTCCCAGGAATTAACAGCTATCTTTTTAGCTGTTAGGCTGTACTGTAGTTTTGTCATGGAATATGATATACACACACTACTCGATTTCGCTACTTTCGTAACTACAATGTGGGTCATATACATGATTCGGTTCAAACTGAAGGCTAGTTACATGGAAGAGAAGGATAACTTTGCGATATACTATGTG GTGATACCCTGTGCTGTGTTGGCCTTGCTTATTCATCCATCAACTTCTCATCATTTATTGAACAGGATTTTCTGGGCATTCTGTGTATATCTGGAAGCAGTTTCGGTATTACCTCAACTGCGGGTCATGCAGAACACCAAA ATTGTTGAGCCATTCACTGCTCATTATGTATTTGCGCTGGGCGTTGCAAGATTCCTTAGCTGTGCTCATTGGGTTCTTCAG GTATTAGATACCCGTGGACATTTGTTGGTTGCCTTGGGGTATGGTTTATGGCCACCGATGGTTCTTATATCAGAAATTGTCCAGACCTTCATCCTAGCAGATTTCTGTTACTACTATGTCAAAAG TGTTTTTGGAGGTCAGCTTGTTCTTCGTCTTCCCTCTGGAGTGGTGTGA
- the LOC112737129 gene encoding type III polyketide synthase B isoform X2 — translation MSEEILRKYPELALEGLPTVKQRLEICNKAVTQMAIEASQVCIKNWGRSLSDITHLVYVSSSEARLPGGDLYLARGLGLSPATQRVLLYFVGCSGGVAGLRVAKDIAENNPGSRVLLATSETTIIGFKPPSADRPYDLVGVALFGDGAGAMIIGSDPIEGTEKPLFELNTAIQEFLPDTEKKIDGRLTEEGISFKLARELPQIIEDNVEDFCDKLMSVAGFQNKEYNKLFWAVHPGGPAILNRIEKRLDLLPEKLNASRKALMDYGNASSNTIVYVLEYMLEEAIKIRKDGGDDPEWGMLLAFGPGITFEGILARNLCN, via the coding sequence ATGTCTGAGGAGATACTAAGGAAGTACCCAGAACTTGCGCTTGAAGGCCTTCCAACGGTGAAGCAAAGGCTAGAGATATGTAACAAGGCAGTGACACAAATGGCAATTGAAGCCTCCCAGGTTTGCATCAAGAACTGGGGTAGATCCTTATCTGACATAACACACTTGGTTTATGTCTCATCAAGTGAAGCTAGACTACCAGGTGGTGACCTTTATCTAGCCAGAGGACTAGGACTCAGCCCTGCGACTCAACGAGTCTTGCTCTATTTCGTGGGGTGCTCAGGGGGTGTGGCCGGCCTACGTGTTGCAAAAGACATAGCCGAGAACAACCCTGGTAGCAGAGTGCTTCTAGCTACTTCTGAGACTACAATCATTGGGTTCAAACCACCAAGTGCAGATAGACCCTATGATCTTGTTGGGGTGGCTCTCTTTGGTGATGGCGCTGGTGCAATGATAATTGGCTCAGACCCAATAGAGGGTACTGAGAAGCCTCTCTTTGAGCTTAACACAGCAATTCAAGAGTTTCTGCCAGACACTGAGAAGAAAATTGATGGAAGATTGACTGAGGAGGGGATAAGCTTCAAGTTAGCAAGAGAACTTCCTCAAATAATTGAGGACAATGTGGAAGATTTCTGTGACAAGTTAATGAGTGTTGCTGGATTCCAGAACAAGGAGTATAATAAGCTGTTCTGGGCAGTGCATCCAGGTGGCCCTGCAATCTTGAACCGCATAGAGAAGAGGCTCGACTTGCTGCCAGAGAAGTTGAATGCAAGTAGAAAGGCTTTGATGGATTATGGAAATGCTAGCAGCAACACCATTGTGTATGTGCTGGAATACATGCTAGAAGAGGCCATTAAGATTAGAAAGGATGGTGGAGATGATCCTGAATGGGGCATGTTGCTTGCTTTTGGACCTGGGATCACTTTTGAAGGGATTCTAGCAAGGAACCTGTGTAATTAA